In one Oreochromis aureus strain Israel breed Guangdong linkage group 2, ZZ_aureus, whole genome shotgun sequence genomic region, the following are encoded:
- the glod5 gene encoding glyoxalase domain-containing protein 5 — translation MALRAAGGRLWQFQKSCLKVTSFQTLGTVKYKRTCPVEVSHLDHLVLTVKSVPDTISFYSSVLGMEVVTFKGNRKALSFGQQKFNLHQRGQEFEPKAKHPTSGSADLCLITKTPLAEVAAHLKACGVKIEEGPVERTGAVGTITSLYFRDPDQNLIEVSNYNQSTAKDSS, via the exons ATGGCGCTCCGGGCAGCTGGAGGTCGTTTATGGCAGTTTCAGAAGAGCTGTCTGAAG GTTACCAGCTTTCAAACACTGGGAACTGTCAAATACAAAAGAACCTGTCCCGTTGAAGTGAGCCATCTGGATCATTTGGTGCTAACAGTGAAAAGTGTGCCAGATACCATCAGTTTTTACAGCTCAGTTCTTGGCATGGAGGTGGTCACTTTTAAG GGAAACCGCAAGGCTCTGAGCTTTGGGCAGCAGAAGTTTAACCTTCACCAGCGGGGGCAGGAGTTTGAACCAAAAGCTAAGCATCCAACCTCTGGCTCTGCAGACTTGTGCCTCATAACCAAAACCCCTCTAGCTGAAGTAGCTGCTCATCTTAAG GCTTGTGGAGTCAAGATTGAAGAGGGTCCCGTGGAGAGGACGGGGGCTGTggggaccatcacctcactgtACTTTAGAGATCCTGACCAAAATCTCATTGAAGTGTCAAACTATAACCAGTCAACAGCAAAGGACTCTTCTTGA
- the si:ch211-153b23.3 gene encoding uncharacterized protein si:ch211-153b23.3: protein MATPEGFPASFYGEPGVLGMLANGISAFLVLLQNFNAAHTGKEAYGVENILAGVHLILIGGICQLIAGLLSFRKYDHLSGTAFIGYAALWASYGATRIYFGVSDNQTTNQTSNLSLSTDLMTNISLNGSAETPGGYFFLSIKESAIAGLIPYILLSFLLAFCSATVNYIMPFVFGAITATLIFEAVAIVASSWALVVSGVLELLILMFAIYGSAVLLLKGLTQRLALKGFGTPLFNVLLLGIGNSASAQSIGQEKKKNTKYAEPMALGFFCDSIAPFIFAFYSFGYMKSFGLGAAWISIISFAQLFSSYYAHLRQDCYHTTKFGFHATYWLIKAWGEFVASALIGNKSEVGSAREAMVGNWFFVVAGLILCVGSLNMDILELIHNMLFVLVTVSSVPQIPLEGYYIFFGVACALFTAVSIYGTFARLINSIAEKLLIPVGKQPVSTANMKKALKWGKSQQVGSEMVPHTDQASDVLFYLLNGVAALSAIHSKVSSMNPTFLHLTIPWVLISGAIIQAYVSRLQVTGGGRFGSVISSIYVGVWATWTWFRFAGTLLQLSTGAAYAFTAGAIALLVINGFLMLIAAYKNLVLLLLTTVMEVVLVCFLLSTLQRLPYRLEIAMLALVAIICVYGILATLVSGIFSERLIPMGPPLLKEVKKQETSPELPCPIASSRLTSGLLKIAGILEQGGVCGIPTDTVYALAASCKNPQAIEKIYNIKDRPAEKPICICISSVEQLVAAKPPFSPLLWEFMRNVYPGGISCIVKKGDWLFQLGVGPAYDRVGTRDSIMIRVPDHTVTGHLCNITGPLAITSANPSGEADSTHHSMVIDRLGHKIQGVLCDGDSNEVVASTVVNCLKIDEGTITLVREGCVPAVKVYQIFERVKSTML, encoded by the exons ATGGCAACACCAGAAGGGTTTCCTGCCAGTTTCTATGGGGAACCAGGAGTACTGGGCATGCTAGCCAATGGGATCAGTGCATTCCTCGTACTTCTGCAGAATTTCAATGCAGCCCACACTGGCAAAGAAGCATATGGGGTGGAGAACATACTTGCAG GTGTTCATCTCATCCTGATTGGCGGTATATGCCAACTTATTGCCGGGCTACTTTCCTTTAGAAAATACGATCACCTGAGTGGCACTGCCTTTATTGGCTATGCTGCTCTTTGGGCTAGTTATGGGGCGACCCGAATCTACTTTGGTGTCTCTGACAATCAAACAACAAATCAGACAAGCAATTTGTCTCTGTCCACTGACCTCATGACCAACATATCTCTGAATGGCTCCGCAGAGACACCAGGTGGCTATTTCTTCCTGTCCATAAAAGAGTCAGCCATTGCGGGTCTGATCCCCTACATTTTACTGTCCTTTCTCCTGGCATTTTGCTCTGCCACAGTCAACTACATCATGCCTTTTGTTTTTGGGGCCATCACTGCCACTTTAATCTTTGAAGCAGTGGCTATAGTAGCAAGCTCCTGGGCTCTCGTAGTATCCGGGGTCCTGGAGTTGCTCATTTTGATGTTTGCCATCTACGGTTCAGCTGTACTGCTCCTCAAAGGTTTGACCCAACGTCTAGCCCTCAAAGGCTTTGGGACCCCCCTCTTTAATGTTCTTCTCTTAGGAATTGGAAACTCAGCAAGTGCCCAGAGCATTGgccaagagaagaagaaaaacaccaaaTATGCCGAACCAATGGCGTTGGGTTTCTTCTGTGACTCTATAGCTCctttcatctttgctttctACAGCTTCGGGTACATGAAGTCATTTGGTTTAGGAGCTGCCTGGATCTCAATCATCTCATTCGCCCAATTGTTCTCTAGCTACTATGCCCATCTGCGCCAAGACTGCTACCACACTACAAAGTTTGGATTTCATGCCACATATTGGCTGATTAAGGCTTGGGGTGAGTTTGTGGCGTCTGCTCTGATCGGAAATAAGAGCGAAGTAGGCTCTGCTAGAGAAGCAATGGTGGGAAACTGGTTCTTTGTGGTGGCAGGCTTGATTCTGTGTGTGGGAAGTCTGAATATGGACATCCTAGAACTGATCCACAACATGCTCTTTGTCCTAGTCACAGTTTCATCAGTACCCCAGATTCCACTTGAGGGTTACTACATCTTCTTTGGTGTAGCTTGCGCTCTGTTTACCGCAGTCTCCATCTATGGCACCTTTGCACGTCTCATCAACAGTATAGCAGAAAAGTTACTAATCCCTGTAGGGAAGCAGCCTGTCTCCACTGCAAATATGAAGAAGGCTTTGAAGTGGGGGAAGTCGCAACAAGTAGGCAGTGAGATGGTGCCCCACACTGACCAGGCGTCCGATGTtctgttttaccttttaaatGGGGTCGCAGCTCTGTCAGCTATTCATTCTAAGGTGTCCAGTATGAATCCCACATTCCTTCATCTGACCATCCCTTGGGTCCTGATCTCAGGAGCGATCATCCAGGCTTATGTCAGCAGGTTGCAAGTCACAGGTGGTGGCCGGTTTGGGTCAGTCATCTCATCCATCTATGTGGGAGTATGGGCGACATGGACCTGGTTTCGATTTGCAG gtACCCTGCTTCAGCTCTCCACAGGGGCAGCTTACGCTTTCACAGCAGGAGCCATTGCCCTCCTGGTCATTAATGGTTTCCTCATGTTGATTG ctgcCTATAAGAACCTGGTTTTGCTGCTTCTGACGACTGTGATGGAAGTTGTTCTCGTCTGTTTCCTGCTCTCAACCCTCCAGCGACTGCCATATAGGCTGGAAA ttgcCATGCTTGCACTGGTGGCAATAATTTGTGTATATGGCATTCTGGCAACACTGGTGAGCGGCATCTTCTCAGAGAGACTCATACCTATGGGTCCTCCCTTACTAAAG GAGGTAAAGAAGCAGGAAACCTCGCCAGAGCTGCCATGTCCGATAGCCAGCTCACGACTTACCAGCGGTCTCTTGAAGATCGCTGGAATTCTGGAGCAAGGAGGAGTATGCGGCATTCCGACAGACACTGTGTACGCCCTAGCTGCATCCTGCAAAAATCCTCAGGCCATTGAAAAAATATACAACATTAAA GACAGACCAGCCGAGAAGCCCATATGTATTTGCATTTCTAGTGTGGAACAGCTGGTGGCAGCCAAGCCTCCTTTCAGTCCTCTGCTCTGGGAGTTTATGAGGAATGTGTATCCTGGAGGCATCAGCTGCATTGTCAAGAAAGGAGACTGGCTGTTCCAACTCG GAGTGGGACCAGCTTATGACCGTGTTGGGACTCGGGACAGCATCATGATTCGTGTCCCTGACCACACGGTTACCGGCCACTTGTGTAATATTACTGGACCACTTGCTATCACCTCAGCCAATCCAAGTGGAGAGGCAGACAGCACCCACCACAGCATGGTCATTGA TCGACTCGGACACAAGATCCAAGGAGTTCTGTGTGATGGAGACTCTAATGAAGTTGTTGCTTCCACTGTGGTCAACTGCTTGAAGATTGATGAAG GCACCATCACCCTTGTGAGAGAGGGCTGTGTCCCTGCAGTTAAAGTTTACCAGATCTTTGAGCGAGTAAAAAGCACTATGTTGTGA
- the irg1l gene encoding immunoresponsive gene 1, like: MISTVKKAIRPVWAARAIHKSAVEVLKQPAPEDTVTASFGKFISEIKPQHLSPVVLHRSKRMVLDSIGVGLIGSTTDVFELALQHCQNMYAPGDTSSVYGRKGIRLSPILAAFVNGVATHSMDFDDTWHPATHPSGAVLPAVLALSDMMPANNKPSGLDFLLAFNVGIEIQGRLLRFSNEAHNIPKRFHPPSVVGTMGSAAACARLLSLDPTQSSHALAIAASLAGAPMANAATQSKPLHIGNASRLGLEAALLASRGLEASPLVLDAVAGVAGFSAFYEDYVPQPLQSPSSDSHMFLLEEQDIGFKRFPAHLGMHWVADAAASVHKVLVGVGPGTISPAQVEDILLRVPKSKYINRPFPESEHEARHSFQFNACTALLDGEVTVQSFTPAAMGRPDLHALLSRVRLEHPDDNPANFNRMYGEVQLTLVGGDIVKGRCDTFYGHWRNPLSKDSLRKKFRSNAEVVLPSEKVERLIEVVEDLDQLRDCRNLLSQLQ, translated from the exons ATGATTTCAACTGTAAAG AAAGCCATTAGACCTGTGTGGGCTGCCAGAGCAATCCATAAATCTGCAGTGGAAG TCTTGAAGCAGCCAGCGCCCGAGGACACAGTCACAGCCAGCTTTGGGAAGTTTATCAGTGAAATTAAGCCCCAGCACCTATCCCCTGTAGTGCTCCACCGCAGTAAAAGAATGGTGCTGGACAGCATTGGAGTTGGGCTGATCGGAAGCACAACAGATGTGTTTGAACTGGCCCTCCAGCACTGCCAG AACATGTACGCTCCTGGTGACACCAGCTCTGTGTACGGACGCAAGGGCATCAGACTCTCCCCAATACTGGCAGCTTTTGTCAATGGAGTGGCG ACTCACTCCATGGACTTTGATGATACGTGGCACCCTGCCACTCATCCCTCCGGAGCTGTCCTTCCTGCTGTGTTAGCTCTCAGTGACATGATGCCAGCTAACAATAAGCCCAGTGGCCTGGACTTCTTACTGGCTTTCAATGTTGGCATTGAGATTCAAGGCCGACTACTGAGGTTCTCTAATGAGGCCCACAATATCCCCAAGAG GTTCCACCCTCCTAGTGTCGTAGGCACTATGGGAAGTGCTGCTGCGTGTGCACGCCTCTTATCTCTGGACCCCACCCAGAGCAGTCATGCATTGGCTATAGCTGCTTCTCTAGCAGGAGCCCCAATGGCTAATGCTGCCACTCAGTCCAAACCCCTCCACATTGGCAATGCCTCCCGTTTGGGGCTAGAAGCAGCTCTCCTGGCCTCCAGAGGCTTAGAGGCAAGTCCTTTGGTCCTAGATGCGGTTGCAGGGGTAGCCGGCTTCAGTGCTTTTTATGAAGATTATGTGCCACAGCCTTTACAATCACCCAGTAGTGACAGCCATATGTTCCTGCTGGAGGAACAGGACATTGGCTTCAAACGCTTCCCTGCTCATCTGGGGATGCACTGGGTGGCAGATGCTGCAGCCTCAGTCCATAAGGTTCTCGTTGGAGTTGGCCCTGGCACCATCTCCCCAGCTCAGGTGGAGGACATCCTGCTCAGAGTCCCCAAATCAAAGTACATAAACAGGCCTTTCCCAGAGTCTGAGCACGAGGCACGTCACTCCTTCCAGTTCAATGCTTGCACTGCTCTCCTGGATGGAGAAGTGACAGTGCAGTCCTTCACCCCCGCTGCCATGGGCCGCCCTGACCTGCACGCTCTGCTGAGCCGTGTTCGCCTGGAGCATCCCGATGACAACCCCGCTAATTTCAACCGCATGTACGGTGAAGTCCAGCTGACCTTGGTTGGGGGCGACATTGTGAAGGGACGCTGCGACACCTTCTACGGTCACTGGCGCAATCCACTGTCCAAAGACAGCCTGAGAAAGAAGTTCAGGAGCAACGCAGAGGTGGTGCTTCCCTCAGAGAAGGTCGAGCGGCTGATTGAAGTGGTGGAGGACCTGGACCAGCTCAGGGACTGCAGGAACCTTCTCTCACAACTGCAATAG